The following are encoded in a window of Ranitomeya variabilis isolate aRanVar5 chromosome 8, aRanVar5.hap1, whole genome shotgun sequence genomic DNA:
- the LOC143787991 gene encoding uncharacterized protein LOC143787991 translates to MWISETCHTGADILIWINEENHTRGDIFVWISKASHTGIDIYMWIIAASHTGSDIYMWIIAASHTGSDIYMWIIVASHTESDIYMWISDTSHLGGDIYMWISEASHIVCDIYMWISEASHTESDIYMWISDTSHLGGDIYMWISEASHTGSDIYMWIIAASHTGSDIYMWIIVASHTGSDIYMWIIAASHTESDIYMWIIAASHTGSDIYMWIIVASHTGSDIYMWISEASHTESDIYMWISDTSHLGGDIYMWISEASHIVCDIYMWISEANHIVCDIYMWISEACHIVCNIYMWISEASHIGDIYMWICDTSHIGGDFYMWITEASHTGCDIYMWITEASYIRGDIYMWISGAIQIGRDIYM, encoded by the coding sequence ATGTGGATCAGTGAGACTTGCCATACAGGAGCAGACATCTTGATATGGATCAACGAGGAAAACCATACCAGAGGTGACATCTTTGTGTGGATCAGCAAGGCTAGCCATACAGGAATTGACATCTACATGTGGATCATCGCGGCTAGCCATACAGGAAGTGACATCTACATGTGGATCATCGCGGCTAGCCATACAGGAAGTGACATCTACATGTGGATCATCGTGGCTAGCCATACAGAAAGTGACATCTACATGTGGATCAGTGACACTAGCCATTTAGGAGGTGACATCTACATGTGGATCAGTGAGGCTAGCCATATAGTATGTGACATCTACATGTGGATCAGTGAGGCTAGCCATACAGAAAGTGACATCTACATGTGGATCAGTGACACTAGCCATTTAGGAGGTGACATCTACATGTGGATCAGTGAGGCTAGCCATACAGGAAGTGACATCTACATGTGGATCATCGCGGCTAGCCATACAGGAAGTGACATCTACATGTGGATCATCGTGGCTAGCCATACAGGAAGTGACATCTACATGTGGATCATCGCGGCTAGCCATACAGAAAGTGACATCTACATGTGGATCATCGCGGCTAGCCATACAGGAAGTGACATCTACATGTGGATCATCGTGGCTAGCCATACAGGAAGTGACATCTACATGTGGATCAGCGAGGCTAGCCATACAGAAAGTGACATCTACATGTGGATCAGTGACACTAGCCATTTAGGAGGTGACATCTACATGTGGATCAGTGAGGCTAGCCATATAGTATGTGACATCTACATGTGGATCAGTGAGGCTAACCATATAGTATGTGACATCTACATGTGGATCAGTGAGGCTTGCCATATAGTATGTAACATCTACATGTGGATCAGTGAAGCTAGCCATATAGGTGATATCTACATGTGGATCTGTGACACTAGCCATATAGGAGGTGACTTCTACATGTGGATCACTGAGGCTAGCCATACAGGATGTGACATCTACATGTGGATCACTGAGGCTAGCTATATAAGAGGTGACATCTACATGTGGATCAGTGGGGCTATCCAAATAGGACGTGACATCTACATGTAG